ATGCAAAGCTTTGCCATCACGGCACTGGTGACTGTGCTGTGGGCCATTGTTGGCTACAGCTTGGCGTTCACCGTTGGTAATCCCTATTTGGGTGATCTGAGCCGTGTCTTCCTGGATGGCATGGACTACATCGCCGATACCAAAAAGGTAGCGGTTCACCCTGCTGCCGGTACCATTCCGGAATCGGTGTTCATGATGTTCCAGATGACCTTTGCCATCATTACCCCGGCACTGATCACCGGCGCATTTGCTGAACGGATGAAGTTCTCTGCCCTGCTGATCTTTACTGCACTATGGTCTTTGCTGGTTTATGTACCGGTTGCCCACTGGGTATGGGGTCCGGGCGGCTGGATGAGTGGTCAAGGCGTGCTGGACTTTGCTGGCGGCACCGTGGTGCACATCAATGCTGGTATTGCTGGTTTGGTTTGCGCCCTGGTAATGGGCAAGCGTATTGGATTCGGCAAGGAAGCCATGCCGCCGCATAACCTGATTCTGACCCTGATCGGTGCATCCATGCTGTGGATTGGCTGGTTCGGCTTTAACGCTGGCTCCGCAGCTGCCGCCGATGGCCGTGCCGGCATGGCGATGGTCACCACACAGGTTGCAACTGGCTTGGCAGCTCTTGCCTGGACCTTTGCTGAGTGGATTCACAAGAAAAAGCCGTCGGTGCTGGGTATTGCTTCCGGCGCAGTCGCTGGCCTGGTTGCCATCACGCCGGCTGCTGGTTTTGTGGATGTAAAGGGTGCGCTGATTATCGGTGCCGTTGCCGGTGTAGTTTGCTTCTGGGGTGCAACTGGCCTGAAGCACATGCTGGGCTATGATGATTCCCTGGACGCATTCGGTGTACATGGTGTGGGCGGTATCGTGGGTGCCCTGCTGACAGGTGTGCTCGCGGTGAAGAGCATTGGCGGCGCTGAGGGCAGCCTGGCGACTCAGGCTATCGGCGTGGGAGTCACCGTGGTGTACTGCGGCATCATCACCTTCATCCTGCTGAAGATCATTGACGTGGTTGTTGGTCTGCGTGTGGCTGAAGACGAAGAACGCGAAGGCCTGGACGTGGTACTGCACGGCGAACGTGTGGAGTAAGCCACGCGCTTAGACAGATTTTGTGGTAAGGGACTTAG
The sequence above is drawn from the Aquitalea denitrificans genome and encodes:
- a CDS encoding ammonium transporter, whose product is MKKKLAALGGSLLALALPVLADAPAGPAMADFKVINSGDTAWMLTSTALVLFMTIPGLALFYGGMVRKKNVLATLMQSFAITALVTVLWAIVGYSLAFTVGNPYLGDLSRVFLDGMDYIADTKKVAVHPAAGTIPESVFMMFQMTFAIITPALITGAFAERMKFSALLIFTALWSLLVYVPVAHWVWGPGGWMSGQGVLDFAGGTVVHINAGIAGLVCALVMGKRIGFGKEAMPPHNLILTLIGASMLWIGWFGFNAGSAAAADGRAGMAMVTTQVATGLAALAWTFAEWIHKKKPSVLGIASGAVAGLVAITPAAGFVDVKGALIIGAVAGVVCFWGATGLKHMLGYDDSLDAFGVHGVGGIVGALLTGVLAVKSIGGAEGSLATQAIGVGVTVVYCGIITFILLKIIDVVVGLRVAEDEEREGLDVVLHGERVE